One Sanguibacter sp. HDW7 DNA window includes the following coding sequences:
- a CDS encoding TetR/AcrR family transcriptional regulator, translating into MSENENPRNDDLGAATRALKDATAALTRLLKEEVAAVAPQAKQAIGVALRETAQGLNEATQAFARETAASENRRARAAVTREQLLDAAARLVAERGYEGASVGDIAEAAGYTKGALYSQFGSKNGLFVALARRWFDEPSEGARLDVVPEGPDAVTRWCEAAQQDPQLLLPLEFAAFALRHPESRTELADVLTGALERVAAQLAAYRTDDDTAEPTEHDRDTALAVTSVYLTANLLGAATGSPHAGPQAVARVVERILGRS; encoded by the coding sequence ATGAGCGAGAACGAGAACCCCCGGAACGACGACCTCGGCGCAGCGACCCGCGCGCTCAAGGATGCGACCGCGGCACTCACGCGCCTCCTCAAGGAGGAGGTCGCCGCCGTCGCGCCCCAGGCCAAGCAGGCCATCGGCGTCGCCCTGCGCGAGACGGCGCAGGGTCTCAACGAGGCGACGCAGGCCTTCGCCCGCGAGACGGCCGCCTCCGAGAACCGCCGCGCCCGCGCCGCCGTCACGCGCGAGCAGCTCCTCGACGCCGCCGCCCGGCTCGTCGCGGAGCGCGGCTACGAGGGCGCCTCCGTCGGCGACATCGCCGAGGCCGCCGGCTATACCAAGGGCGCGCTCTACTCGCAGTTCGGCTCGAAGAACGGCCTCTTCGTCGCGCTCGCACGACGCTGGTTCGACGAGCCCTCCGAGGGCGCGCGCCTCGACGTCGTCCCCGAGGGGCCCGACGCCGTCACCCGGTGGTGCGAGGCTGCCCAGCAGGACCCCCAGCTCCTCCTGCCCCTCGAGTTCGCGGCCTTCGCCCTGCGACACCCCGAGTCCCGCACCGAGCTCGCCGACGTCCTCACTGGCGCGCTCGAGCGCGTCGCCGCGCAGCTCGCCGCATACCGGACCGACGACGACACGGCCGAGCCGACCGAGCACGACCGCGACACCGCGCTCGCCGTGACGTCGGTCTACCTCACCGCGAACCTCCTCGGAGCAGCGACCGGGTCACCGCATGCGGGACCTCAGGCCGTCGCACGGGTCGTCGAGAGGATCCTCGGGCGCTCGTAG
- a CDS encoding ABC transporter ATP-binding protein produces MTTPVLTVRGLRKTYRGRRGVTANDGIDLDVAAGRVVGLLGHNGAGKTTLVNQVLGLARPDDGSVVLGDGPGAVDAVAHPALARASAAAQPQAAVPIAGLTPRTAIQIVGRLRGGRTADVAAATDRVIDALDLGEWADTKAEKLSGGVARLTAFAMTVVTPAPLVILDEPTNDVDPVRRRLLWAEIRRLADSGAGVLLVTHNVREAERVVDDLVVLDHGRVVAAGTPSALTSHLRGTLTLEADLAREDLTPHPALAGVVRTPGRLAATLAADDATAVVDWAHAATVAGTLERYALTPASLEDVYVALVGDATATTEEAAA; encoded by the coding sequence ATGACCACCCCCGTCCTCACCGTCCGCGGGCTCCGCAAGACCTACCGCGGCCGCCGCGGCGTCACCGCCAACGACGGCATCGACCTCGACGTCGCCGCCGGCCGCGTCGTCGGCCTCCTTGGCCACAACGGCGCCGGCAAGACCACGCTCGTCAACCAGGTCCTCGGCCTCGCCCGGCCCGACGACGGCTCCGTCGTGCTCGGCGACGGCCCCGGTGCCGTCGACGCGGTCGCGCACCCCGCCCTCGCCCGTGCCAGCGCCGCCGCACAGCCCCAGGCCGCCGTCCCCATCGCCGGGCTCACGCCGCGCACCGCCATCCAGATCGTCGGCCGCCTCCGCGGCGGACGCACCGCCGACGTCGCCGCCGCGACCGACCGCGTCATCGACGCCCTCGACCTCGGCGAGTGGGCCGACACCAAGGCCGAGAAACTCTCCGGCGGCGTCGCCCGCCTCACCGCGTTCGCCATGACCGTCGTCACCCCCGCGCCGCTCGTCATCCTCGACGAGCCCACCAACGACGTCGACCCCGTCCGCAGGCGCCTCCTGTGGGCCGAGATCCGCCGCCTCGCCGACAGTGGCGCCGGCGTCCTCCTCGTCACCCACAACGTCCGCGAGGCCGAGCGCGTCGTCGACGACCTCGTCGTCCTCGACCACGGACGCGTCGTGGCCGCCGGCACCCCCTCCGCGCTCACGTCGCACCTGCGCGGCACCCTCACGCTCGAGGCGGACCTCGCCCGCGAGGACCTCACGCCCCACCCCGCCCTCGCCGGTGTCGTCCGCACACCCGGACGCCTCGCCGCGACCCTCGCCGCGGACGACGCGACCGCCGTCGTCGACTGGGCCCACGCCGCGACCGTCGCGGGGACCCTCGAGCGCTACGCGCTCACGCCCGCCTCGCTCGAGGACGTCTACGTCGCCCTCGTCGGCGACGCCACCGCCACCACCGAGGAGGCCGCCGCATGA
- a CDS encoding ABC transporter permease gives MSALTAPAGPRDHLRTVALLVRWQLGRQSMYLPLLVVVQVLMAVATVVGYGLLVGNPEPAAALYLATGAPTITLIVVGLVMTPQSVATSRTEGSHDWMRSLPVPRTLFLVADLALWTVLALPGVVLGVVAGAVRFDVTLDLAWWLPLAVIVVSMTSAAVGYAIALTTPPAIAMLLSQVLVFFVLLFSPISFPRDRMPGWLTGVHDWLPIEPMAQAVRAGLASSTFDVPTRSVVLLVAWCALSLVGAGLALRRRV, from the coding sequence ATGAGCGCGCTCACCGCCCCTGCCGGACCCCGCGATCACCTGCGGACCGTCGCCCTGCTCGTCCGCTGGCAGCTCGGCCGTCAGTCGATGTACCTGCCGCTGCTCGTCGTCGTCCAGGTGCTCATGGCCGTCGCGACCGTCGTCGGCTACGGCCTGCTCGTCGGAAACCCCGAGCCCGCCGCCGCTCTCTACCTCGCGACCGGCGCCCCGACGATCACGCTCATCGTCGTCGGGCTCGTCATGACGCCCCAGTCCGTCGCGACCTCCCGCACCGAGGGCTCGCACGACTGGATGCGGTCGCTGCCCGTGCCGCGCACGCTGTTCCTCGTCGCCGACCTCGCCCTGTGGACCGTGCTCGCGCTGCCCGGCGTCGTGCTCGGCGTCGTCGCCGGCGCGGTCCGCTTCGACGTGACGCTCGACCTCGCCTGGTGGCTGCCGCTCGCCGTCATCGTCGTCTCGATGACGTCCGCAGCCGTCGGCTACGCGATCGCGCTCACGACGCCGCCCGCCATCGCGATGCTCCTCTCGCAGGTGCTCGTGTTCTTCGTCCTGCTGTTCTCGCCGATCTCCTTCCCGCGCGACCGCATGCCGGGGTGGCTCACGGGCGTCCACGACTGGCTGCCGATCGAACCCATGGCGCAGGCAGTGCGTGCAGGGCTCGCGAGCTCGACGTTCGACGTGCCCACGCGCAGCGTCGTGCTGCTCGTCGCATGGTGCGCGCTGTCGCTCGTCGGGGCGGGGCTCGCTCTCCGACGTCGGGTCTAG
- a CDS encoding LacI family DNA-binding transcriptional regulator — protein sequence MSESPGTERRARRVPMGDVARLAGVSTQTVSRVANGHPSVLPETRDRVLAAMAELGYRPNAAARALRSGEFHAIGIVLFTLSTTGNVRTVEAITDWASAEDYAITLVPVRSRSREDVLSAVRRLGELAVDAVVLLLSAHLLDDAAIHLPADVHVVIVDSDAGDGYTVVDTDQVAGAHAAVEHLLDLGHATVHHLAGPEGSYAATSRATEWRAALESAGRPVPTLVRGDWSAASGYAAGRTLAQDPTCTAVFAANDEMAAGLLRAFAEAGRRVPEDVSVVGFDDIDLASQLQPPLTTIHQDFGEVGRRCVAAALAQVRAGTSTGGTDLVPTHLVVRSSTGPAPVLA from the coding sequence GTGAGCGAGAGCCCCGGCACCGAGCGCCGCGCCCGACGTGTCCCCATGGGCGACGTCGCACGCCTCGCGGGCGTCTCGACGCAGACCGTCTCACGCGTCGCCAACGGCCACCCCTCCGTCCTGCCCGAGACCCGCGACCGCGTCCTCGCCGCCATGGCAGAGCTCGGCTACCGGCCCAACGCGGCCGCCCGCGCCCTGCGCTCGGGCGAGTTCCACGCGATCGGCATCGTCCTGTTCACCCTCTCGACGACCGGCAACGTCCGCACGGTCGAGGCGATCACCGACTGGGCGTCGGCCGAGGACTACGCGATCACCCTCGTCCCCGTACGTTCACGCTCGCGCGAGGACGTCCTGTCCGCCGTGAGGCGCCTCGGCGAGCTCGCGGTCGACGCCGTCGTCCTCCTGCTGTCCGCGCACCTGCTCGACGACGCCGCGATCCACCTGCCGGCCGACGTCCACGTCGTCATCGTCGACTCCGACGCCGGCGACGGCTACACCGTCGTCGACACCGACCAGGTCGCGGGCGCGCACGCCGCCGTCGAGCACCTCCTCGACCTCGGCCACGCGACCGTCCACCACCTCGCCGGCCCCGAGGGGTCGTACGCCGCCACGAGCCGCGCGACCGAGTGGCGCGCCGCCCTCGAGTCCGCAGGCAGACCCGTGCCGACGCTCGTCCGCGGCGACTGGTCCGCCGCGTCCGGCTACGCCGCAGGCCGCACGCTCGCCCAGGACCCGACCTGCACCGCGGTGTTCGCCGCGAACGACGAGATGGCCGCGGGCCTGCTCCGCGCGTTCGCCGAGGCCGGACGCCGCGTGCCCGAGGACGTCTCGGTCGTCGGTTTCGACGACATCGATCTCGCGAGCCAGCTCCAGCCTCCCCTCACGACCATCCACCAGGACTTCGGCGAGGTCGGACGTCGCTGCGTCGCGGCCGCGCTCGCGCAGGTCCGGGCCGGGACGTCGACGGGCGGCACGGACCTCGTGCCGACGCACCTCGTGGTCCGCAGCAGCACGGGGCCCGCACCGGTCCTCGCCTGA
- a CDS encoding carbohydrate ABC transporter permease, whose protein sequence is MSTTTAPPRTRAARPARPRTSRRWVGWGFMAPFMAVFTLVFLAPIGYAVYLSVFRTQLVGGTSFVGLDNYVRAFQDPRLWEAAGRVALFLAVQVPIMLGIALLVALAIDSGRLYGRDMFRISIFMPYAVPAVVAALMWGFMYGTRFGLVGNINELTGWTLPDPLGAEWMLAAIGNIVTWEFVGYNMLIFFSALRTVPASLYEAAEIDGAGPWRVITAIKLPAIRGALVIATIFSIIGSFQLFNEPSILQSLAPNVITTYYTPNLYAYSLSFSGQQYNYSATVAIIMGLLTMAVAYAVQLRGMRKES, encoded by the coding sequence ATGTCGACGACGACAGCACCACCCCGGACGCGCGCCGCTCGGCCCGCGCGACCCCGCACCAGCAGGCGCTGGGTCGGCTGGGGCTTCATGGCGCCCTTCATGGCCGTCTTCACGCTCGTCTTCCTCGCGCCCATCGGCTACGCCGTCTACCTCTCCGTCTTCCGCACCCAGCTCGTCGGCGGCACGAGCTTCGTCGGGCTCGACAACTACGTCCGCGCCTTTCAGGACCCCCGCCTGTGGGAGGCCGCAGGGCGCGTCGCGCTCTTCCTCGCGGTGCAGGTGCCGATCATGCTCGGCATCGCCCTCCTCGTCGCCCTCGCGATCGACTCCGGGCGCCTCTACGGCCGCGACATGTTCCGCATCTCGATCTTCATGCCCTACGCCGTCCCCGCCGTCGTCGCAGCCCTCATGTGGGGCTTCATGTACGGCACCCGCTTCGGCCTCGTCGGCAACATCAACGAGCTCACCGGCTGGACGCTCCCCGACCCCCTCGGGGCCGAGTGGATGCTCGCCGCGATCGGCAACATCGTCACCTGGGAGTTCGTCGGCTACAACATGCTGATCTTCTTCTCCGCGCTCCGCACGGTCCCCGCCTCGCTCTACGAGGCGGCCGAGATCGACGGCGCCGGCCCCTGGCGCGTCATCACCGCGATCAAGCTCCCCGCGATCCGCGGCGCCCTCGTCATCGCGACGATCTTCTCGATCATCGGCTCGTTCCAGCTCTTCAACGAGCCGAGCATCCTCCAGTCGCTCGCACCCAACGTCATCACGACGTACTACACGCCCAACCTCTACGCCTACTCGCTGTCGTTCTCCGGCCAGCAGTACAACTACTCCGCGACGGTCGCCATCATCATGGGCCTGCTCACCATGGCGGTCGCCTACGCGGTCCAGCTGCGCGGCATGCGCAAGGAGTCCTGA
- a CDS encoding carbohydrate ABC transporter permease, which translates to MTTTTAPARPRPRLRTSVTRPARSARPRRSLTLTLLTSLVLLYSLVPLFWLLINATKSQTGLLSSFGLWFADDFALWDNIRTTLTYDGGVFVRWFANTVLYVVVGAGGATFLAILGGYALAKFSFPGKRGVFAVVIGAVAVPGTALAVPTFLMFSSMGLTNTPWAVIIPSLISPFGLYLMWTFAAEAIPTELMEAARVDGASEARTLFQVCMPLLAPGIVTVLLFTMVATWNNYFLPLIMLKDPDWYPLTLGLNAWNAQAATAGGEAIFHLVITGSVLTILPLIAAFLLLQRYWQSGLAAGSVKE; encoded by the coding sequence ATGACGACGACGACCGCACCCGCCCGCCCGCGCCCCCGCCTGCGGACCAGCGTCACCCGGCCCGCACGGAGCGCGCGGCCCCGCCGCTCGCTGACGCTCACGCTGCTCACGAGCCTCGTGCTCCTCTACTCGCTCGTGCCCCTGTTCTGGCTCCTCATCAACGCGACGAAGAGCCAGACCGGCCTCCTGTCGTCCTTCGGGCTCTGGTTCGCCGACGACTTCGCGCTGTGGGACAACATCCGCACGACGCTCACGTACGACGGCGGCGTCTTCGTCCGCTGGTTCGCCAACACGGTGCTCTACGTCGTCGTCGGCGCCGGCGGCGCGACCTTCCTCGCGATCCTCGGCGGCTACGCGCTCGCCAAGTTCAGCTTCCCCGGCAAGCGTGGCGTCTTCGCCGTCGTCATCGGAGCGGTCGCGGTCCCCGGCACCGCGCTCGCCGTCCCGACGTTCCTCATGTTCTCGTCCATGGGCCTGACGAACACGCCCTGGGCAGTCATCATCCCGTCGCTCATCAGCCCGTTCGGCCTCTACCTCATGTGGACCTTCGCCGCCGAGGCGATCCCCACCGAGCTCATGGAAGCCGCGCGCGTCGACGGGGCGAGCGAGGCGCGCACGCTCTTCCAGGTGTGCATGCCGCTGCTCGCGCCCGGCATCGTCACGGTCCTGCTCTTCACCATGGTCGCGACCTGGAACAACTACTTCCTGCCGCTCATCATGCTCAAGGACCCCGACTGGTACCCGCTCACCCTCGGGCTCAACGCATGGAACGCCCAGGCGGCCACCGCCGGCGGCGAAGCCATCTTCCACCTCGTCATCACCGGCTCGGTGCTGACCATCCTCCCCCTGATCGCCGCGTTCCTGCTCCTGCAGCGCTACTGGCAGTCAGGTCTGGCAGCGGGATCCGTCAAGGAGTGA
- a CDS encoding ABC transporter substrate-binding protein: MTARTPRRLLATIAATSALALGLAACSSGTDAPPAATGDPTSAVAAGGSLTVWAWEPTLAKVVEEFTAKNPNVKIDLVNAGTGNDQYTALQNAIAAGSGVPDIAQVEYYAIPQFALGKSLADVSGLGASKLDGTFTPGPWSTVKQGDGIYALPMDSGPMALFYNTEVFEKHDIAVPTTWTEYLEAARALKKADPKIRIANDTGDAGFTTSMIWQAGGKPFQVDGTNVTLDLADAGTKKFTGVWQQLISEDLLAPVSSWSDEWYQGLGDGSIATLTIGAWMPANLESGVPGGKGKWRVAPMPQWEAGAKASAENGGSSLAVMEASKDKALAYAFLEYALAGDGVQTRVDQGNFPATVAHLESADFRGYESEYFGGQKINEVLADSAANVVQGWSYLPFQVYANSIFNDTVGKAYISGTTLDDGLAAWSEQLVAYGNDQGFSMK, from the coding sequence ATGACCGCACGTACCCCTCGTCGCCTCCTCGCGACGATCGCCGCGACGAGCGCGCTCGCGCTCGGCCTCGCGGCCTGCTCGAGCGGGACCGACGCCCCGCCCGCAGCGACGGGCGACCCGACGAGCGCCGTCGCGGCGGGCGGCTCGCTCACCGTCTGGGCCTGGGAGCCGACCCTCGCGAAGGTCGTCGAGGAGTTCACGGCCAAGAACCCCAACGTGAAGATCGACCTCGTCAACGCCGGCACGGGCAACGACCAGTACACGGCGCTCCAGAACGCGATCGCCGCAGGCTCGGGCGTCCCCGACATCGCCCAGGTCGAGTACTACGCCATCCCGCAGTTCGCGCTCGGCAAGTCGCTCGCCGACGTCTCCGGCCTCGGCGCCTCGAAGCTCGACGGCACGTTCACCCCCGGCCCGTGGAGCACCGTCAAGCAGGGCGACGGCATCTACGCCCTCCCCATGGACTCGGGCCCCATGGCGCTCTTCTACAACACCGAGGTGTTCGAGAAGCACGACATCGCCGTCCCGACGACGTGGACGGAGTACCTCGAGGCAGCTCGTGCGCTCAAGAAGGCCGACCCCAAGATCCGCATCGCCAACGACACCGGTGACGCAGGCTTCACGACCTCGATGATCTGGCAGGCCGGCGGCAAGCCGTTCCAGGTCGACGGCACGAACGTCACGCTCGACCTCGCCGACGCCGGCACGAAGAAGTTCACGGGCGTGTGGCAGCAGCTCATCTCCGAGGACCTCCTCGCTCCCGTCTCGAGCTGGTCCGACGAGTGGTACCAGGGCCTCGGCGACGGCAGCATCGCGACCCTGACGATCGGCGCCTGGATGCCGGCCAACCTCGAGTCCGGGGTCCCGGGCGGCAAGGGCAAGTGGCGCGTCGCGCCGATGCCGCAGTGGGAGGCGGGCGCGAAGGCGAGCGCCGAGAACGGCGGCTCCTCGCTCGCGGTCATGGAGGCCAGCAAGGACAAGGCCCTCGCGTACGCGTTCCTCGAGTACGCGCTCGCCGGCGACGGCGTCCAGACCCGCGTCGACCAGGGCAACTTCCCTGCCACCGTCGCGCACCTCGAGTCGGCCGACTTCCGTGGCTACGAGTCCGAGTACTTCGGCGGCCAGAAGATCAACGAGGTCCTCGCGGACTCCGCGGCGAACGTCGTCCAGGGATGGTCGTACCTGCCGTTCCAGGTGTACGCGAACTCGATCTTCAACGACACCGTCGGCAAGGCCTACATCTCCGGCACGACGCTCGACGACGGCCTCGCGGCGTGGTCCGAGCAGCTTGTCGCCTACGGCAACGACCAGGGCTTCAGCATGAAGTGA
- a CDS encoding beta-galactosidase: MSSTITVPEARAHAAAPGAAPHRWLLPTPAHPTPHISFGADYNPDQWPSEVWAEDVELMREAGVTIVSLAIFSWARIQTGPDTWDLAWLDEVMDLLHAGGIQVDLATATASPPPWLTTLHPEILPVTRTGETLWPGARQHWRPTSPVFREHALRLVEVIAERYKDHPALVAWHVSNELGCHNAYDFSDDAAASFRTWLADRYGDVDALNAAWGTAFWSQRYTSLDEVLPPRLAASYPNPTQQLDFKRFSSDALQGYLRAEREILARITPGIPVTTNFMVMGETSAQDYPAWASDVDFVSNDHYVHPGPQAHAELSFSASFTGKIAGRRPWYLMEHSTSAVNWQPVNVAKRAGEMVRDSLTHVAHGADAVCYFQWRQSVAGAEKYHSGMVPHAGRDSRLFREVVRLGRTLEALAPVAGSTQLPARVAILQDHDSWWTSELDSHPTQLLRYRQEALDWFAALRDLGVRADVVPAGTDLDPYDVVVAPVLHVVPDALRTRLEAVVARGGHLVATYFSGIVDADDHVLAGGYPGALRDLLGVRVEEFSPLLDGSVVTLSDGGTGTLWSEPVDVVGPDVDVLVTYTSGDVAGGPAVTRRTHAGGGSATYVSTRLGQAGVVSLLGRLLPLLDVTSELPASLRGRVELVVRAHDDVELWFLVNLTDDDVALDADGSPLVEGEHLLDGSSDPTTGARPTHLAPRAVTVLRRPRRS, encoded by the coding sequence ATGTCGTCCACCATCACCGTCCCCGAGGCCCGTGCGCACGCGGCCGCTCCCGGCGCCGCACCGCACCGCTGGCTGCTGCCAACCCCGGCTCACCCGACGCCCCACATCTCCTTCGGAGCCGACTACAACCCCGACCAGTGGCCGAGCGAGGTCTGGGCCGAGGACGTCGAGCTCATGCGTGAGGCCGGCGTGACGATCGTGTCGCTCGCGATCTTCTCGTGGGCACGGATCCAGACGGGCCCGGACACGTGGGACCTCGCGTGGCTCGACGAGGTCATGGACCTGCTCCACGCGGGCGGCATCCAGGTCGACCTCGCGACCGCGACGGCCTCCCCGCCGCCGTGGCTCACGACGCTTCACCCCGAGATCCTGCCCGTGACGCGCACGGGGGAGACCCTGTGGCCGGGCGCCCGCCAGCACTGGCGCCCCACGTCGCCGGTCTTCCGCGAGCACGCGCTCCGGCTCGTCGAGGTCATCGCCGAGCGCTACAAGGACCACCCCGCGCTCGTCGCGTGGCACGTGTCCAACGAGCTCGGCTGCCACAACGCCTACGACTTCTCCGACGATGCCGCGGCGTCGTTCCGGACCTGGCTCGCCGACCGCTACGGCGACGTCGACGCGCTCAACGCCGCCTGGGGGACCGCCTTCTGGTCGCAGCGGTACACGAGCCTCGACGAGGTCCTGCCGCCGCGCCTCGCCGCGTCCTACCCCAACCCGACGCAGCAGCTCGACTTCAAGCGCTTCTCGTCCGACGCGCTCCAGGGATACCTGCGGGCCGAGCGCGAGATCCTCGCGCGGATCACGCCGGGCATCCCCGTGACGACGAACTTCATGGTCATGGGCGAGACCTCGGCGCAGGACTACCCCGCCTGGGCGTCCGACGTCGACTTCGTCTCCAACGACCACTACGTCCACCCCGGCCCGCAGGCGCACGCCGAGCTGAGCTTCTCCGCGTCCTTCACGGGCAAGATCGCGGGCCGGCGCCCGTGGTACCTCATGGAGCACTCGACGAGCGCCGTCAACTGGCAGCCCGTCAACGTCGCCAAGCGTGCGGGCGAGATGGTCCGGGACTCCCTCACGCACGTCGCCCACGGCGCCGACGCCGTCTGCTACTTCCAGTGGCGGCAGTCCGTCGCGGGCGCCGAGAAGTACCACTCGGGCATGGTGCCGCACGCGGGACGCGACTCCCGGCTCTTCCGCGAGGTCGTGCGGCTCGGGCGCACGCTCGAGGCGCTCGCGCCCGTCGCGGGCAGCACGCAGCTGCCGGCGCGCGTCGCGATCCTCCAGGACCACGACTCGTGGTGGACGAGCGAGCTCGACTCCCACCCGACGCAGCTCCTGCGCTACCGGCAGGAGGCGCTCGACTGGTTCGCCGCGCTGCGTGACCTCGGGGTCCGCGCCGACGTCGTGCCCGCCGGGACCGACCTCGACCCCTACGACGTCGTCGTCGCACCCGTCCTCCACGTCGTGCCGGACGCCCTGCGCACCCGGCTCGAGGCGGTCGTCGCGCGCGGCGGTCACCTCGTCGCGACCTACTTCTCGGGCATCGTCGACGCCGACGACCACGTGCTCGCGGGCGGCTACCCGGGCGCCCTGCGGGACCTGCTCGGCGTGCGCGTCGAGGAGTTCTCGCCCCTGCTCGACGGCAGCGTGGTGACGCTCTCCGACGGCGGCACGGGCACGCTGTGGTCCGAGCCGGTCGACGTCGTCGGCCCGGACGTCGACGTTCTCGTCACCTACACGTCGGGCGACGTCGCGGGAGGGCCCGCGGTCACGCGGCGCACCCACGCGGGGGGCGGCTCTGCGACGTACGTCTCGACGCGGCTCGGCCAGGCGGGCGTCGTCAGCCTGCTCGGGCGGCTGCTGCCGCTCCTCGACGTGACGAGCGAGCTCCCTGCGTCCCTGCGTGGCCGTGTCGAGCTCGTGGTCCGTGCGCACGACGACGTCGAGCTGTGGTTCCTCGTCAACCTCACCGACGACGACGTCGCGCTCGACGCCGACGGTTCGCCGCTGGTCGAGGGGGAGCACCTGCTCGACGGCTCGAGCGACCCGACGACCGGAGCCCGACCGACGCACCTCGCGCCGCGCGCGGTGACGGTCCTGCGCCGCCCCCGCCGAAGCTGA